From Mycobacterium cookii:
TGATCTGGCCGACCATCGCGGTGATGAAACCGACGTCGTCGACGTTCTCACGGGCGGCCAGGCCACAGCAGCCGTGCCCGTTCCAGGCCCGCCCGACGCCGTCCGGGTAGGCGACGACGAACTTCGCCGAATCGGCCAATGGGTCCCAGCCATAAGAGTTTTCGGCTTGCTCTCCGCTACCAGACACCCCGTGCAGCATGACCACAAGCGGTGCCGCGGCTGTCAGGCCCGCCGGTTGATGTACCCGGTAGCTGCGGTTCAGCCCGCCAAATGCCATGGTGTGCAAGCTTGTGCCGTCCCGAAATCTGGTCTCGTTCCGAGCCCCCGCCCAACACCCCGACACGGCAAGCAGCACACCGATCAGAGCGGCAAGCCGAAGGAGCATAGTTCGAACCTACGGGCTTCGCGCTCGTCGTGCGGCCCAGGCACCGAAAGCGTGCGATCCCTTTGATAGAAGCGCGTGCTGCGTTATCGTCCGGACGAATGGACAAGCCTCAACCAGGAGGACGCATCGTGCAGATCTCGAAGTTCCGTCTTGCCGTCGCCGGCGTAGTGACCGCAGCCAGTTTCAGCCTCGCGGGTGCCGGTGTGGCCGCCGCCTATCAGCCCCACATGGTCAATGCCCGGGAGCACCTGAACCAAGCCCTGTTCGAGTTGCAGACGGCCGACCCGGACAAGGGTGGCCACCGCGACATGGCGGTCGACCTGGTCCACCGGGCGATTGACCAAGTCAACATGGGCATCGACTACGCCGACCTGCACCCGTAGCATCTCGCTGCCCTGAAAAGTCGCTCAGAGGCGGGCAATTCGCCTACTCGTCCGGCGGCGCCTCGGCCTCGTGATGCGCGGAACGCCAGTGCTTGACGGCCCGGCGCGCGGCGAACGCGCCGGCCACAGCGGTCACGCACCACACTCCGATCGCGGTGTAGGCCAACGCCGGTGACTTGTTGCCGATCGACGCGCCCAGCGCGGTGTAGACGAATGCCCGCGGCACCGAGCCGATGAACGCGCCAACAGCCATCTGCCACAACGGAACTCCGAACGCACCGAACGCGTAGGACGCCAGTGCATCGGACAGGCCGGGGACGAAGCGCTGACCGACCACCGCCCACAACCCGCCGCGTTCGATCAGCCCGTCGATGCGTTCAGAGCGTGACGCCCCGAGCAGCGCCCGCGCACTGTCGCGGCCTGCCCGACGGCCGAGAAGGCTCGCGACCACCGCGGTGCCGACCGTCGCACCCAGCGTCACGAAGACACCCAGCAGCGGTCCGAACAACAGCCCGCTGCTTGCCGCCAGGATCGGGCCCGGCACGAAGATCGCGCCCAGCACCGCCGACACCACGACGTAGGTCAGCGGAGCCAACGGCCCCGTCGCCGCGACCGTGCGCCGCACATCCTCGATGTTGACCACATGCCGAACGGCCAGCAGATAGAACATCGCCACCAGGAAGACGACGAACACCGCAAGCCGTACGACGTGAGGTCGGCGGGAAGTGGCTTCAGAGGTCATGTTGGCCGTGATTCTTCCGCATACCGCCTCACGTAAGGTCGGGGCGTGGCGAGAACCGACGACGACAGCTGGGAAATCACCGAAAGCGTGGGCGCGACGGCACTCGGCGTAGCCGCCGCCCGCGCCGCCGACACCGAGAGCGACGACCCGCTTATCAACGACCCGTTCGCGCGGGTGTTCCTCGACCGCGTCGGCGACGGCGTGTGGAACTGGTATGGCGGCCCTGAGCTGCCCGCCGAGGTGGTCGCCGCCGAACCCGACATGCCGCAGCGCATGCAGGCGCTGGTCAGCTACTTCGCCACGCGGACCAAGTTTTTCGACACGTCGTTCATCGACGCCGCCAACGCCGGCATCCGTCAGGCGGTGATCCTCGCTGCGGGCCTGGACGCCCGGTCGTGGCGGCTGCCGTGGCCCGACGGCACCACGGTCTACGAGCTCGACCAGGACCGGGTGCTGGACTTCAAAGCCACGACTTTGCGCGAACACGGCGCAGAGCCGAAGGCCAACCGGGTCGAGGTCAAAGTCGATTTGCGGCAGGACTGGCCAACAGGGTTGCGGCAGGCCGGTTTTGACCCGTCGGCCCCGAGCGTCTGGTCGATCGAGGGCCTGTTGATGTACCTGCCGGCCGCGGCCCAGGACCTGCTGTTCACCCGCATCCAGGAGCTCACCGCGCCCGGTAGTCGTCTCGCCGTCGAGGGGCTCGAGCCCGACTTCGCCGACCCCGAGTCCCGCGCGCAGCGACGTCAGCGGATGGATCGGGTCCGCGAGCTGATGGCGAAGACGGACTCGCCGATCGAGGTGCCCACGACCGACGAGCTCTGGTATTTCGAGGAACGCGATGATGTCGGCGACTGGTTACGCCACCACGGGTGGGATGTGACCGTGACGCCGTCCGACCAGATGATGGCCAGCTACGGCCGCGCGCCCGCGCAGGGACTCGGAGATGCCGGCCCGGCGCACCTTTTGATCTCTGCCACGCGGACCTAGCGCAAGCGCACCAGCCGCGTCGTCGAACTCTCGTCCAGCTCCACGATGTCGGTGCGGGACCGCAGAAAGTCGCTGAAAGACTTGAATCCCAAGGACTTTTCACTGAACGACGGGTCCATCCGCTTCATCTGCGCCTTCACCGCCGAGTTGTGTAGCCAATCGACGTCGTCCTTCTCGGTGCCGATCTGCAACGCACGAGTCAGCAGCGAGGTGGCAGCGGCTTGGTCGTCGGTTGCGGGCGCCTCGTCCGGTTCGGCTTTCGTGCGACGTGGCTTCGGCGCGACGGGGACCCCGGGCAGCGCGTCGTAGATGACGAACTCGTCGCAGGCCGCCGCCAGCGCCCGGCTCGACGAACCCGCCACCCCGACGCCGACCACGTAGCGGCCGAGCCGCTTACAGCGCTGCGCCAACGCGATGTAGTCGGAATCGCCGGCGACGATCACAACATGGGTCAGGTCGGGCAGCCGGAACATATCCTCGACCGCGTCGACCGCCAGCCGGATGTCGGCACCGTTCTTGCCGTAGGCCGCAGCCGGGAAGAGCTGCACCAAATCGACTGCGCGGCCGACTAATTGCTCGCGGTATCCGGTGTTGACCTCGGCTGACCAGTCGGCGTAGGCGCGGGTGAGCACCAGCGTGCCGAACGAGGAGGCGAAGTCGATGATCGCGCCGACGTCGACGGTGGCTCGCTGCAACTGCTCGGCATGCTTCTCCAGACCTTTGGCCTTGTCTTTTTGAAACGAGTTGCGGCCGTTGACCTGGTCGTAGCGGGAGATGACGATGTTGTCGAAGTCGAGGTACACCGCAACACGGCCCTCGCCGGAATCTGTCATTGGTCCAGTCTCGACCATAAAACCCCGACCGCGGTCAACAATTGCCAGGCGAGGATCGAATAGACGCTGCACCGCTCCCAGGCACCGTTACGCGCCACAGCGAAGATCGCGAAGCTGAGCAGGCCGAACACCCCGAGTCCCAGCGACACCTTGCGGTAGGACGGCCCGCCGACACGAGATCCGGCCAGGATCGCGGCGTTCCCGCCCACGATCGCCAACACGGCGCCGACGCCATGCGCGGGCACTCCGCGGTGGAACGTCGCGACCAGAATGTTGCCGAGAGCATTCTCGGCCGCAAAGCTCAGAAACAGCGGGGCTCTGTATAAGAACATTGCGCCGACCAGAAACAGCGTGCCCTGAACGCAGAACGCCATGTTCATCAGGACAGCCCGCGGGGAGGCGCTCGTGCCGAGATCGCTGATGAAGTTCTGGGTGTAGCTGTAATGCGGAAAAGCCGCAGCCGCAACGGCTTCCAGGATCAGATACGTCATCGGCCCGACGATCCAGGCGATGCTCAGTCCCGATCGTGATGGCATACCGCCTCCAGTTTGATCCCGATGTGACCGAGCATCCTCTGAGTATCGGCCAACCGAGCGCCGAGGCTGACTAGCCTGGCCATCATGATCGGAAACATTGATGGATATGCCAGCAGGCGTCAGGCCGCATCATGACTGAAGTCAAGATGGTCATCTTGTCGACCGACGACCTGGACGAGTCGATCCGGTTCTATAGCGAGACCCTGGGCATGTCACTGAAGTTTCGCGACGGCGCCCACTTCGCCGCCCTGGACGGCGGGCCGGTCACGCTCGCGCTGGCCACCTCGGTCGACCACCCGATCCCCGGGCAGGTTGTCGTCGGGATCAAGACCGACGACGTCGACGCCGCAGCGAAGGCCGTC
This genomic window contains:
- a CDS encoding class I SAM-dependent methyltransferase — its product is MARTDDDSWEITESVGATALGVAAARAADTESDDPLINDPFARVFLDRVGDGVWNWYGGPELPAEVVAAEPDMPQRMQALVSYFATRTKFFDTSFIDAANAGIRQAVILAAGLDARSWRLPWPDGTTVYELDQDRVLDFKATTLREHGAEPKANRVEVKVDLRQDWPTGLRQAGFDPSAPSVWSIEGLLMYLPAAAQDLLFTRIQELTAPGSRLAVEGLEPDFADPESRAQRRQRMDRVRELMAKTDSPIEVPTTDELWYFEERDDVGDWLRHHGWDVTVTPSDQMMASYGRAPAQGLGDAGPAHLLISATRT
- a CDS encoding NYN domain-containing protein, which gives rise to MTDSGEGRVAVYLDFDNIVISRYDQVNGRNSFQKDKAKGLEKHAEQLQRATVDVGAIIDFASSFGTLVLTRAYADWSAEVNTGYREQLVGRAVDLVQLFPAAAYGKNGADIRLAVDAVEDMFRLPDLTHVVIVAGDSDYIALAQRCKRLGRYVVGVGVAGSSSRALAAACDEFVIYDALPGVPVAPKPRRTKAEPDEAPATDDQAAATSLLTRALQIGTEKDDVDWLHNSAVKAQMKRMDPSFSEKSLGFKSFSDFLRSRTDIVELDESSTTRLVRLR
- a CDS encoding DUF998 domain-containing protein gives rise to the protein MPSRSGLSIAWIVGPMTYLILEAVAAAAFPHYSYTQNFISDLGTSASPRAVLMNMAFCVQGTLFLVGAMFLYRAPLFLSFAAENALGNILVATFHRGVPAHGVGAVLAIVGGNAAILAGSRVGGPSYRKVSLGLGVFGLLSFAIFAVARNGAWERCSVYSILAWQLLTAVGVLWSRLDQ
- a CDS encoding VOC family protein, translating into MTEVKMVILSTDDLDESIRFYSETLGMSLKFRDGAHFAALDGGPVTLALATSVDHPIPGQVVVGIKTDDVDAAAKAVEDSGGGIVKGPYDDAHERRAVVYDNKGNGIVFYQPLAR